GCAGCGGTGCTGGCCTCCATCACGCCGATTGCTCCGTTCACAAACTTCATGCAGGCAACGCCGGCGTCTTCCACTTCGATTCTTTCGTGGGCGAGCGTACCGGTGAAACCGCAGACTTCTGCGACATCGCCCATCAGCCAGTACAGGAGATCGACATTATGAATCGCCTGATTCATGTACGCCCCGCCTCCATCAAGTGCCCAGGTGCCTCGCCACCCGCCGCCGTCGTAGTACTCCTGAGTGCGCCACCATTTGACGTAAGTATCTCCTATGGTCAGCCGACCAAAACGCCCTGCTTCAATCGCTTCTTTCAAAGCGATATTCGCGGGGCTGAATCGGGATGGAAAGATGGTGCACAACTTCACGTTGTTCGCTCGGCATGCATCGATGATCTGATCGCAGCGACTGAGCGTGATTTCAAGAGGCTTTTCAACAACCACATGTTTACCTGCGTTTGCCGACGCTATCGCAGGGCCCAGGTGAGCACCGCTTGGTGTGCAGATATTGATGATCCGGATCTCAGGATCTGCCAGCATTGCCTCTAGGGTCGTGTAAGCCCGGCAATTGTACTCTGCGGCGAACGCATCTGCCTTTTCCTGACTCTGATTGAAGCAACCAACGACGGACGCTCCCTCAATTTGTTGAATGGCTTTCGCATGAAAGTGCGAAATCATCCCTGTGCCAACGATTCCAAATCCAACTGTCATGGCTCTCAATTCCTTCTAATTCTCTTGTTGTTTGAGTGCGATGGTTCGACCTCGCCCAACTTTATTGAAGACCAGTTTGTCTTCCCGTGCCAGCCAGCCGATGCCCTGAAGCACCAAGTCACGTGACACGTCCGTTTCTTTGATCAGTCGCGATAGTGAACAGGCTCCGTTTTCATTCAGAAAAGCCCAGATCTTTCCGGCAGCGCTTCCGATTTCCGCAATGGTGTCGATGCTGGTTTCAGACATTCGAGCAACCTTTCGCATCTCGAACCGAGTGAATCTCCGGGTCGCCGTTCCGCGACCGGCAGTCAAAACTCTCGCCGGTCGGAAGTTTAGCTTTGCACTGCCGGCAATGTCACCAGTCAGCGGGGGCGACCTGCGTATTCTTCGGGATGCATGAAAAGCTGCTGAATCTGTTCGGCAGAAAGAGCCCGTTTGTAAATGGCAAGTTCGTCCATGTCCCCCACGTAATTGATTCCCAGCATCATAATCGCTTCCCTGCTCTCTGTGCCGGACCAGGTAAACTGCATGGGCTTGTGCAGTGATCCCTGCAATTTTCCATCGATATACAAATGGGTGGAGGCAGCGTCGCCGCGAGT
This genomic interval from Planctomycetaceae bacterium contains the following:
- a CDS encoding winged helix-turn-helix domain-containing protein, translating into MSETSIDTIAEIGSAAGKIWAFLNENGACSLSRLIKETDVSRDLVLQGIGWLAREDKLVFNKVGRGRTIALKQQEN
- a CDS encoding Gfo/Idh/MocA family oxidoreductase is translated as MTVGFGIVGTGMISHFHAKAIQQIEGASVVGCFNQSQEKADAFAAEYNCRAYTTLEAMLADPEIRIINICTPSGAHLGPAIASANAGKHVVVEKPLEITLSRCDQIIDACRANNVKLCTIFPSRFSPANIALKEAIEAGRFGRLTIGDTYVKWWRTQEYYDGGGWRGTWALDGGGAYMNQAIHNVDLLYWLMGDVAEVCGFTGTLAHERIEVEDAGVACMKFVNGAIGVMEASTAAWPGLLKKTEIHGNQGTVIVEQDSILKWEFATELPSDAALREQLGANSATSGGASDPKAISFVGHQLQLQDFIEAINEGRAPRVDGAEGRKSVEIILAIYEAAKTGQTVKLPLDA